One genomic window of Micrococcus flavus includes the following:
- a CDS encoding DUF4177 domain-containing protein gives MTTQTRWEYATVPLLIHATKQILDQWGEDGWELVAVVPGPEGPNPVAYLKRPKAA, from the coding sequence ATGACTACTCAGACCCGGTGGGAGTACGCCACCGTCCCCCTGCTCATCCACGCCACCAAGCAGATCCTCGACCAGTGGGGCGAGGACGGGTGGGAGCTCGTCGCCGTCGTGCCCGGCCCGGAGGGCCCCAACCCCGTGGCCTATCTCAAGCGCCCCAAGGCGGCGTGA
- a CDS encoding GntR family transcriptional regulator — protein sequence MTVSTHGTGESMRAPGPSPAAPSAASVADGAAGVVSASLPVVAVDGSLPAPPYRQIVDAVLAAVAAGHLARGDRLPPVRTLAGELGLAPNTVAKAYKDLEADGLLQGRGRAGTFVAAAADERADRARAAARTFADEVLDRLRLTPDEALDLVRSEAARRA from the coding sequence ATGACCGTCTCGACGCACGGCACCGGTGAGTCGATGAGGGCCCCCGGTCCGTCCCCAGCGGCCCCGTCCGCGGCCTCGGTCGCCGACGGGGCCGCGGGCGTGGTCTCCGCCTCCCTGCCGGTCGTGGCGGTGGACGGGAGCCTGCCGGCCCCGCCCTACCGGCAGATCGTGGACGCGGTCCTGGCCGCCGTCGCCGCCGGGCACCTCGCCCGTGGGGATCGGCTGCCGCCCGTGCGGACCCTGGCCGGGGAGCTGGGCCTGGCGCCCAACACGGTGGCCAAGGCCTACAAGGACCTCGAGGCGGACGGCCTGCTCCAGGGCCGGGGCCGGGCCGGCACGTTCGTGGCGGCCGCCGCGGACGAGCGCGCCGACCGCGCCCGGGCCGCCGCCCGGACCTTCGCCGACGAGGTGCTCGACCGCCTGCGGCTCACCCCGGACGAGGCCCTCGACCTCGTCCGCTCCGAGGCGGCCCGGCGCGCCTGA
- a CDS encoding NUDIX hydrolase yields MASLSAPRPAVPSTASARAGLEALLAEHGVPATAAPGPAAAGSLTRITEASAAMWGLDWPVPAEARPSAVLILFGALDDVPAARSCRGVHPAVDVLLTQRAATLRQHAGQVAFPGGRVDPEDGDVVATALREAREETGLDPAGVDVLGVLPPVPVSVSGHVVHPVVGWWRRASEVGVVDHGEAAAVFRMPVADLVAPVNRVRVARPGGRRGITPGFLVEDRLVWGFTAALLDRVLHLLGWDEPWDEARVVDAATRLPLRRGGAGGPGPAA; encoded by the coding sequence ATGGCCTCCCTCTCCGCCCCCCGGCCCGCCGTCCCGTCCACCGCGTCCGCCCGCGCCGGGCTCGAGGCGCTCCTGGCCGAGCACGGCGTGCCCGCGACGGCGGCCCCCGGCCCCGCCGCCGCGGGGTCCCTGACGCGGATCACCGAGGCCTCCGCCGCCATGTGGGGGCTGGACTGGCCGGTCCCGGCCGAGGCCCGCCCCTCCGCGGTGCTGATCCTGTTCGGCGCCCTCGACGACGTCCCCGCGGCCCGCTCCTGCCGGGGGGTCCACCCGGCCGTGGACGTGCTTCTGACCCAGCGGGCGGCCACCCTGCGCCAGCACGCCGGGCAGGTGGCGTTCCCCGGCGGCCGCGTGGACCCGGAGGACGGGGACGTGGTGGCCACGGCCCTGCGCGAGGCGCGCGAGGAGACGGGACTGGACCCGGCCGGCGTCGACGTGCTGGGCGTGCTGCCGCCCGTGCCGGTGAGCGTGTCCGGGCACGTGGTGCATCCGGTGGTCGGCTGGTGGCGGCGGGCCAGCGAGGTGGGCGTGGTGGACCACGGGGAGGCGGCCGCCGTCTTCCGCATGCCCGTGGCGGACCTCGTCGCTCCCGTGAACCGGGTGCGGGTGGCCCGGCCCGGGGGCCGGCGCGGCATCACCCCGGGGTTCCTGGTGGAAGACCGTCTGGTGTGGGGGTTCACGGCCGCCCTGCTGGACCGCGTGCTGCACCTGCTCGGCTGGGACGAGCCCTGGGACGAGGCCCGGGTGGTGGACGCCGCGACCCGCCTGCCCCTGCGGCGCGGCGGGGCGGGAGGGCCCGGGCCCGCGGCCTGA
- a CDS encoding RidA family protein: protein MADQASAPTWGEGAAAARLAELGLARPAVAAPMGSYVPAVRDGDLVLTSGQLPFVEGALPLTGKVGAEVTLEQAQDLARTAAVNAVAAVHELVGDLDAVLQVVKVVGFVASDPAFTAQPAVVNGASDVLAEIFGEAGRHARSAVGVAVLPLDAPVEVEITVRVR from the coding sequence GTGGCCGATCAGGCGTCCGCCCCCACGTGGGGTGAGGGCGCCGCGGCTGCCCGCCTGGCGGAGCTGGGCCTCGCCCGCCCCGCCGTGGCGGCCCCGATGGGCTCCTACGTCCCCGCGGTGCGCGACGGCGACCTCGTCCTCACCTCCGGCCAGCTGCCCTTCGTCGAGGGCGCCCTGCCGCTGACCGGCAAGGTCGGCGCCGAGGTGACGCTCGAGCAGGCGCAGGACCTGGCCCGCACGGCCGCCGTGAACGCGGTGGCCGCCGTGCACGAGCTCGTGGGGGACCTCGACGCCGTGCTCCAGGTGGTGAAGGTGGTCGGGTTCGTCGCCTCGGACCCCGCGTTCACCGCGCAGCCGGCCGTCGTGAACGGCGCCTCGGACGTGCTCGCCGAGATCTTCGGCGAGGCCGGGCGCCACGCCCGCTCCGCCGTCGGCGTGGCCGTCCTGCCCCTGGACGCCCCCGTCGAGGTGGAGATCACCGTCCGTGTCCGCTGA
- a CDS encoding sodium-dependent transporter, translating into MSTSASATAPAPTRTREEFTGRWAFILAAIGSAVGLGNIWRFPYVAYENGGGAFVIPYLIALLTAGIPLLFFDYAIGHRFRGSAPLAFRRLSRWTETVGWWQVLICVVIGIYYAAIIGWAIMYTWFSVDQRWGDDPETFLMDDYLQVAEDPSPSFDFVSGVFWPMLAVWVITLLIMGFGVRRGVALASMVGIPLLIVMFLVLVGIALTLPGAAQGLDALFTPNWAALADPGVWIAAYGQIFFSLSVGFGIMITYASYLNRRTNLTGSGLVVGFSNSGFEILAGIGVFSALGFMAQASGVSVAEVAGSGIGLAFIAFPTLISQAPLGALIGVLFFGSLVVAGFTSLISILEVVISAVKDKLGWGRWTATIVVIGLSGVVSLTLFSTTTGLQMLDTMDAFTNNFGIVGAALLSVLLVTGALGSARRITAHLNAVSSFKVGRGYVLLIGVLMPIVLAYIWLSWIMKVIAEGYEGYPGDFLGVFGWGIALGSVALAVLLSLIPWSRKSNLYAEDLDSEIHGDLIPHNAVPEGTVPTGALPVVPAAATRKEL; encoded by the coding sequence ATGTCCACGTCCGCATCCGCGACGGCGCCCGCGCCGACGCGCACCCGCGAGGAGTTCACCGGCCGGTGGGCGTTCATCCTCGCCGCCATCGGCTCCGCCGTCGGCCTCGGCAACATCTGGCGCTTCCCGTACGTCGCCTATGAGAACGGCGGCGGCGCCTTCGTCATCCCCTACCTGATCGCGCTGCTCACCGCGGGCATCCCGCTACTGTTCTTCGACTACGCGATCGGCCACCGCTTCCGCGGCTCCGCGCCGCTGGCGTTCCGGCGCCTGTCCCGGTGGACCGAGACCGTCGGCTGGTGGCAGGTGCTCATCTGCGTCGTCATCGGGATCTACTACGCCGCGATCATCGGCTGGGCGATCATGTACACCTGGTTCTCCGTGGACCAGCGGTGGGGTGACGACCCGGAGACCTTCCTCATGGACGACTACCTGCAGGTCGCCGAGGACCCGTCCCCGTCCTTCGACTTCGTCTCGGGCGTCTTCTGGCCCATGCTCGCCGTCTGGGTGATCACGCTGCTCATCATGGGCTTCGGCGTGCGCCGGGGCGTGGCCCTGGCCTCGATGGTCGGCATCCCGCTGCTCATCGTGATGTTCCTGGTCCTCGTCGGCATCGCCCTCACCCTGCCGGGCGCCGCCCAGGGCCTGGACGCCCTGTTCACGCCGAACTGGGCCGCGCTCGCGGACCCGGGCGTCTGGATCGCCGCCTACGGTCAGATCTTCTTCTCGCTGTCCGTCGGCTTCGGCATCATGATCACCTACGCCTCCTACCTCAACCGCCGCACGAACCTCACCGGCTCCGGCCTGGTGGTCGGCTTCTCCAACTCGGGCTTCGAGATCCTGGCCGGCATCGGCGTGTTCTCCGCCCTGGGCTTCATGGCGCAGGCCTCCGGCGTGTCCGTGGCCGAGGTGGCGGGCAGCGGCATCGGCCTGGCGTTCATCGCCTTCCCCACCCTGATCTCGCAGGCCCCGCTCGGCGCCCTGATCGGCGTGCTGTTCTTCGGCTCGCTCGTGGTCGCCGGCTTCACCTCGCTGATCTCGATCCTCGAGGTCGTCATCTCCGCCGTGAAGGACAAGCTCGGCTGGGGCCGCTGGACGGCCACGATCGTCGTGATCGGCCTGTCCGGGGTGGTCTCCCTCACCCTGTTCTCCACCACCACGGGCCTGCAGATGCTGGACACCATGGACGCGTTCACGAACAACTTCGGCATCGTGGGCGCGGCGCTCCTCTCGGTGCTCCTGGTCACCGGCGCGCTGGGCTCGGCCCGTCGCATCACGGCGCACCTCAACGCCGTCTCCTCCTTCAAGGTCGGCCGCGGGTACGTGCTGCTGATCGGCGTGCTCATGCCGATCGTGCTCGCCTACATCTGGCTCTCCTGGATCATGAAGGTGATTGCGGAGGGCTATGAGGGCTACCCGGGCGACTTCCTCGGCGTCTTCGGCTGGGGCATCGCGCTCGGCTCCGTCGCCCTGGCTGTCCTGCTCTCCCTCATCCCGTGGTCCCGCAAGTCCAACCTCTACGCCGAGGACCTGGACAGCGAGATCCACGGCGACCTCATCCCGCACAACGCCGTGCCCGAGGGCACCGTCCCCACCGGCGCCCTGCCGGTGGTGCCCGCGGCCGCCACCCGGAAGGAGCTCTGA
- the nth gene encoding endonuclease III encodes MAEDGTTTAAAATPTGETTLALTRRARRIDRVLAEAYPYAVAELDFETPFELLVATVLSAQTTDVRVNAVTPALFARFPDAHAMASASEVELQELVRPTGFYKNKASAVLRLSQELVARFGGEVPGRLEDLVSLPGVGRKTAFVVLGNAFGRPGITVDTHVGRLARRLGWTEETDPVKVEHAVAALFPPKDWTMLSHHLIFHGRRVCHARRPACGACPIARWCPSYGEGETEPEAARALLSYELKPGREELLAAMRAGKTRRQLRAEGWSLEA; translated from the coding sequence ATGGCCGAGGACGGCACGACGACCGCGGCGGCGGCGACCCCCACGGGGGAGACCACGCTGGCCCTGACCCGGAGGGCGCGGCGGATCGACCGGGTCCTGGCCGAGGCCTACCCGTACGCCGTGGCGGAGCTGGACTTCGAGACCCCGTTCGAGCTGCTCGTGGCCACGGTGCTCTCGGCGCAGACCACGGACGTCCGGGTGAACGCCGTGACCCCGGCCCTGTTCGCCCGCTTCCCGGACGCGCACGCCATGGCCTCGGCCTCCGAGGTGGAGCTGCAGGAGCTCGTGCGGCCCACCGGGTTCTACAAGAACAAGGCGTCGGCGGTGCTGCGGCTCTCTCAGGAGCTCGTGGCCCGCTTCGGCGGGGAGGTCCCCGGCCGCCTCGAGGACCTCGTCTCCCTGCCGGGCGTGGGGCGCAAGACGGCGTTCGTGGTGCTCGGCAACGCCTTCGGCCGCCCGGGGATCACCGTGGACACGCACGTCGGTCGCCTCGCCCGGCGCCTCGGGTGGACGGAGGAGACGGACCCCGTGAAGGTGGAGCACGCCGTCGCCGCGCTGTTCCCGCCGAAGGACTGGACCATGCTCTCGCATCACCTGATCTTCCACGGCCGCCGCGTGTGCCATGCGCGCCGGCCCGCGTGTGGGGCGTGCCCGATCGCCCGCTGGTGCCCCTCCTACGGCGAGGGCGAGACCGAGCCGGAGGCGGCGCGGGCCCTCCTCTCCTACGAGCTGAAGCCGGGCCGCGAGGAGCTGCTCGCCGCGATGCGGGCCGGGAAGACCCGGCGGCAACTGCGGGCCGAGGGGTGGTCGCTGGAGGCGTGA
- a CDS encoding Crp/Fnr family transcriptional regulator, which produces MDLEVLRKAPLFTNLDDEVFAILTSELTEVDLSRGASAFHEGDQGDQLYVIMSGKIKLGRTASDGRENLVAVLGPGEIFGEMALFNPAPRSATATAVSATRLAGLRHENLRRAIASSPDVSLQLLQALAQRLSKTNESLADLVFSDVPGRVAKALLDLADRFGRPAADGLLVAHDLTQEELAQLVGASRETVNKALAEFVQRGWIRLENRAVVVLDLQRLRQRSR; this is translated from the coding sequence ATGGATCTCGAGGTTCTGCGGAAGGCTCCGCTCTTCACCAACCTGGACGACGAGGTGTTCGCCATCCTCACCTCCGAGCTGACCGAGGTGGACCTCTCCCGTGGGGCCTCCGCCTTCCACGAGGGCGATCAGGGCGATCAGCTGTACGTGATCATGTCCGGCAAGATCAAGCTGGGCCGCACCGCCTCCGACGGCCGCGAGAACCTCGTCGCCGTACTCGGCCCCGGTGAGATCTTCGGTGAGATGGCCCTGTTCAACCCGGCCCCGCGCTCGGCCACGGCCACCGCGGTGTCCGCCACCCGCCTGGCCGGCCTGCGTCACGAGAACCTGCGCCGCGCCATCGCCTCGTCCCCGGACGTGTCCCTGCAGCTGTTGCAGGCCCTCGCCCAGCGCCTGTCCAAGACCAACGAGTCCCTCGCGGACCTCGTGTTCTCCGACGTCCCCGGGCGCGTGGCCAAGGCCCTGCTGGACCTGGCCGACCGCTTCGGCCGCCCGGCCGCCGACGGCCTCCTCGTGGCCCACGACCTCACCCAGGAGGAGCTGGCCCAGCTGGTGGGCGCCTCGCGCGAGACCGTCAACAAGGCCCTGGCCGAGTTCGTGCAGCGCGGCTGGATCCGCCTGGAGAACCGCGCCGTGGTCGTCCTGGACCTGCAGCGCCTGCGTCAGCGCTCCCGCTGA
- a CDS encoding CpaF family protein encodes MDLDPEERLARVRRAAAERLARAPLGAEPSVLDAVRGVLALPDPGVAPEAAAEPLTAGGAGVVARRAAAVTEELTGFGPLAPWVRREGVTDVLVDADGHVWTDGTEGLVRRSLTLRPGDAEALAVRLITQAGRRLDPAVPLADARLYGVRVHAALPPVSSGGAVLSLRVPAPAPPSLERLARGWPDGPRWGAVLDELVGGHATVLVSGTTGSGKTTLLSAALSAAAPDERIVLVEDTREATPAHPHVIPLQTRAPNPDGAGEVTLAELIRQALRMRPDRLVVGECRGAEVADLLTALNTGHQGAWGTLHANAADDVPARLTAMGALAGWSPAAVAAQTRAGVDAVLHVVRDGRGRHPAALAVPDRPDDPAAPLRMLPALTWTAEEGTRDGPGLALLRARLAGRGPATPPGAGG; translated from the coding sequence GTGGACCTCGACCCGGAGGAGCGCCTGGCCCGTGTGCGGCGGGCCGCCGCCGAACGGCTCGCCCGTGCCCCGCTCGGGGCGGAGCCCTCCGTCCTGGACGCGGTGCGCGGGGTCCTCGCCCTCCCCGACCCCGGCGTCGCGCCCGAGGCCGCGGCGGAGCCCCTGACGGCCGGAGGGGCCGGCGTCGTGGCCCGGCGCGCCGCGGCGGTCACGGAGGAGCTGACCGGCTTCGGCCCCCTCGCGCCGTGGGTGCGCAGGGAGGGGGTCACCGACGTGCTCGTGGACGCGGACGGCCACGTGTGGACGGACGGCACGGAGGGGTTGGTGCGCCGGTCTCTCACGCTGCGGCCGGGGGACGCGGAGGCCCTCGCCGTCCGCCTCATCACCCAGGCCGGACGCCGCCTCGATCCGGCCGTCCCCCTGGCCGACGCCCGCCTGTACGGGGTGCGCGTCCACGCCGCGCTGCCCCCGGTCAGCAGCGGGGGCGCCGTCCTAAGCCTGCGCGTGCCCGCACCCGCGCCGCCGTCGCTGGAGCGGCTGGCCCGCGGCTGGCCCGACGGCCCCCGGTGGGGTGCGGTGCTGGACGAGCTCGTGGGCGGCCACGCCACCGTGCTGGTCAGCGGGACCACGGGCTCAGGCAAGACCACGCTGCTGTCCGCAGCGCTGTCGGCCGCGGCCCCGGACGAGCGGATCGTGCTCGTAGAGGACACCCGGGAGGCCACGCCCGCGCACCCGCACGTCATCCCGCTGCAGACCCGCGCCCCCAACCCGGACGGGGCCGGCGAGGTGACCCTCGCGGAGCTCATCCGGCAGGCCCTGCGCATGCGGCCTGACCGCCTGGTGGTGGGCGAGTGCCGCGGCGCGGAGGTGGCGGACCTGCTCACCGCCCTCAACACCGGCCACCAGGGCGCGTGGGGCACGCTGCACGCCAACGCCGCCGACGACGTCCCCGCCCGCCTGACCGCGATGGGCGCTCTGGCGGGGTGGTCGCCCGCGGCCGTGGCCGCCCAGACCCGGGCCGGGGTGGACGCCGTGCTGCATGTCGTGCGGGACGGCCGAGGGAGGCACCCTGCGGCGCTCGCGGTCCCGGACCGGCCCGACGACCCGGCCGCCCCGCTGCGCATGCTCCCCGCCCTGACCTGGACCGCTGAGGAGGGCACGCGGGACGGACCCGGCCTGGCCCTGCTCCGGGCCCGGCTGGCCGGCCGTGGACCGGCGACACCGCCCGGGGCGGGCGGATGA
- a CDS encoding LysE/ArgO family amino acid transporter codes for MWTLALAGLITGLALIVAIGAQNAFVLRQGVRREHVGLVVAVCMLSDAVLIFGGTAGVGAVVGAAPWLLEVLRWGGALYLLWFAVTSFRSALQPTALTLEQAPRSAGSVLGTTLALTWLNPHVYLDTVVFLGGLANQHGPDRRWVFAAGAALGSVLWFSAIGYGARLLSGPLGDPKAWRVLDLVIGVVMVALALTLILG; via the coding sequence ATGTGGACCCTCGCCCTGGCCGGGCTGATCACGGGCCTCGCCCTCATCGTGGCGATCGGCGCCCAGAACGCGTTCGTGCTGCGCCAGGGCGTGCGGCGTGAGCACGTGGGGCTCGTCGTCGCGGTGTGCATGCTCTCCGACGCGGTGTTGATCTTCGGCGGCACCGCGGGTGTCGGCGCGGTGGTGGGCGCCGCCCCCTGGCTGCTGGAGGTGCTCCGCTGGGGTGGGGCGCTGTACCTGCTCTGGTTCGCGGTCACCTCGTTCCGCTCCGCGCTGCAGCCCACCGCGCTCACCCTGGAGCAGGCACCGCGCTCGGCCGGGTCGGTGCTCGGCACCACGCTCGCCCTGACCTGGCTGAACCCCCACGTGTACCTGGACACCGTGGTGTTCCTCGGCGGACTGGCCAACCAGCACGGCCCGGACCGCCGGTGGGTGTTCGCAGCCGGCGCCGCCCTGGGCTCCGTCCTCTGGTTCTCCGCGATCGGCTACGGCGCGCGGCTGCTCTCCGGGCCGCTCGGGGACCCGAAGGCGTGGCGGGTGCTGGACCTGGTGATCGGGGTCGTCATGGTGGCGCTCGCCCTCACGCTGATCCTGGGCTGA
- a CDS encoding NUDIX hydrolase: MSADAADRVRVPSHEEELTRQWLAQRHRQVRPARPASAVVLVRDGEDGVEVLLRHRAGRTPLGRIGFPGGSLVEADAHACPWFGPSPGEWAHTLGLADRRRVRQHVVAAVRELFEECGVLLAGASDMEVVQDARGETWGARRSSLEHGDAGLPQLLEERGLGLRTDLLRALGRWQSAPHSPRRFDTVVFTAALPPQQEPVPRPEGPDLQGWVPAARAVAEPMPLPGPDGWLGEVGRIALAEVSTPLTQLVLRDVARHRTAAGFLLSLGHGRDPVPHVRLRTEAERDDVATGALHTVAEPVRPE, from the coding sequence GTGTCCGCTGACGCGGCGGACCGCGTCCGGGTCCCCTCCCACGAGGAGGAGCTGACCCGGCAGTGGCTCGCGCAGCGTCACCGGCAGGTGCGCCCCGCGCGTCCGGCCTCCGCCGTCGTGCTGGTGCGTGACGGCGAGGACGGTGTCGAGGTGCTGCTGCGGCACCGGGCCGGCCGGACCCCGCTGGGCCGGATCGGGTTCCCCGGGGGCTCGCTCGTCGAGGCGGACGCGCACGCCTGCCCCTGGTTCGGGCCGAGCCCGGGGGAGTGGGCGCACACCCTCGGCCTGGCGGACCGCCGTCGGGTGCGCCAGCACGTGGTGGCGGCCGTGCGCGAGCTGTTCGAGGAGTGCGGCGTGCTCCTGGCCGGCGCCTCGGACATGGAGGTCGTGCAGGACGCCCGTGGCGAGACCTGGGGCGCCCGCCGCTCCTCGCTCGAGCACGGCGACGCCGGCCTCCCCCAGCTGCTGGAGGAGCGCGGCCTCGGCCTGCGCACGGACTTGCTGCGGGCCCTCGGGCGGTGGCAGTCCGCCCCGCACAGTCCGCGCCGCTTCGACACCGTGGTCTTCACGGCGGCCCTGCCCCCGCAGCAGGAGCCCGTGCCGCGGCCGGAGGGTCCCGACCTGCAGGGCTGGGTCCCCGCGGCCCGGGCGGTGGCCGAGCCGATGCCCCTGCCGGGTCCGGACGGCTGGCTCGGCGAGGTGGGCCGCATCGCCCTGGCGGAGGTGTCCACACCCCTGACCCAGCTGGTGCTGCGCGACGTGGCCCGGCACCGCACGGCGGCCGGCTTCCTCCTGTCCCTGGGCCACGGCCGGGACCCCGTCCCCCACGTGCGCCTGCGCACCGAGGCCGAGCGGGACGACGTCGCCACGGGCGCCCTGCACACCGTGGCCGAGCCGGTCAGGCCGGAGTGA
- the acs gene encoding acetate--CoA ligase, whose protein sequence is MRLRPPCPLGCGRTSVCRASHRAARPRRRDPEETPVEETTRTYPPSEEFAAQAVAGAGLYEEAAEDRLAYWARRARQHLHWEQDFTEVLDWSDAPFAKWFPDGTTNAAYNALDRHVEAGNGDRVALHFEGEPGDTRTWTYAELAAEVRRAANAFESLGVTKGDRVAVYLPMIPEAVITMLACARIGAVHSVVFGGFSADALRSRVDDAEATLVVTADGSFRRGKPSLLKPAVDQALAAEGHTVQHVLVVKRNEADVEWTEGRDLWWHETVPAQSDEHELVWHEAEHPLFILYTSGTTGKPKGILHTTGGYLVQTAATHHDTFDLHPDTDVYWCTADVGWVTGHSYVAYAPLVNGATQVIYEGTPDSPHQGRWWEIVQKYGVTILYTAPTAIRTFMKWGRQIPDGYDLSSLRVLGTVGEAINPEAWRWFHEVIGGSRCPIVDTWWQTETGGHMLTPLPGVTELKPGSAQRPVPGVSLEVVDELGEPMTGSTAPGFLVAREPWPSMLRGIWGNPERFKETYWNRFPGMYFAGDGARYDEDGDIWLLGRVDDVMNVSGHRLSTTEIESSLVAHPKVAESAVVGAADETTGEAVVAFVLLTEEAAAAGEDVEAVQEELRQHVGKDIGPIAKPKRVLVVPELPKTRSGKIMRRLLKDVAEGRDPGDATTLADPTVMQRITETLGS, encoded by the coding sequence ATGCGGCTCCGGCCCCCGTGTCCCCTAGGGTGTGGCAGGACATCCGTGTGCCGTGCATCACACCGCGCGGCGCGCCCCCGCCGTCGAGATCCAGAGGAGACCCCCGTGGAGGAGACCACCCGCACGTACCCGCCGTCCGAGGAGTTCGCCGCCCAGGCCGTGGCCGGCGCCGGGCTCTATGAGGAGGCCGCCGAGGACCGCCTCGCGTACTGGGCCCGCCGTGCCCGCCAGCACCTGCACTGGGAGCAAGACTTCACCGAGGTCCTGGACTGGTCGGACGCCCCGTTCGCGAAGTGGTTCCCGGACGGCACCACGAACGCTGCCTACAACGCCCTGGACCGGCACGTCGAGGCCGGGAACGGGGACCGCGTGGCCCTGCACTTCGAGGGCGAGCCCGGCGACACCCGCACGTGGACCTACGCCGAGCTGGCCGCCGAGGTCCGGCGCGCCGCCAACGCCTTCGAGTCCCTCGGCGTGACCAAGGGCGACCGCGTGGCGGTCTACCTGCCGATGATCCCGGAGGCCGTCATCACCATGCTGGCCTGCGCGCGCATCGGCGCGGTGCACTCCGTGGTCTTCGGCGGCTTCTCCGCGGACGCGCTGCGCTCCCGCGTGGACGACGCCGAGGCGACGCTCGTGGTCACGGCGGACGGCTCCTTCCGCCGCGGCAAGCCCTCCCTGCTCAAGCCCGCCGTGGACCAGGCCCTGGCCGCCGAGGGCCACACCGTCCAGCACGTGCTGGTGGTCAAGCGCAACGAGGCCGACGTCGAGTGGACCGAGGGCCGCGACCTCTGGTGGCACGAGACGGTCCCCGCCCAGTCCGACGAGCACGAGCTGGTCTGGCACGAGGCCGAGCACCCGCTGTTCATCCTCTACACCTCCGGCACCACCGGGAAGCCCAAGGGCATCCTGCACACCACGGGCGGCTACCTGGTGCAGACCGCCGCCACGCACCACGACACCTTCGACCTCCATCCGGACACGGACGTGTACTGGTGCACCGCCGACGTCGGCTGGGTCACCGGCCACTCCTACGTCGCCTACGCGCCTCTGGTCAACGGCGCCACCCAGGTGATCTACGAGGGCACCCCGGACTCCCCGCACCAGGGCCGCTGGTGGGAGATCGTGCAGAAGTACGGCGTGACGATCCTCTACACCGCCCCCACCGCCATCCGCACGTTCATGAAGTGGGGTCGGCAGATCCCGGACGGCTACGACCTCTCCAGCCTGCGCGTGCTGGGCACCGTGGGCGAGGCCATCAACCCGGAGGCCTGGCGCTGGTTCCACGAGGTCATCGGCGGCTCCCGCTGCCCGATCGTGGACACCTGGTGGCAGACCGAGACCGGCGGCCACATGCTCACCCCGCTGCCCGGCGTCACCGAGCTCAAGCCCGGCTCGGCCCAGCGGCCGGTGCCCGGCGTCTCCCTCGAGGTGGTGGACGAGCTCGGCGAGCCGATGACCGGCAGCACCGCGCCCGGCTTCCTCGTGGCCCGCGAGCCGTGGCCGTCGATGCTGCGCGGCATCTGGGGCAACCCGGAGCGGTTCAAGGAGACCTACTGGAACCGGTTCCCCGGCATGTACTTCGCCGGCGACGGCGCCCGGTACGACGAGGACGGGGACATCTGGCTGCTCGGCCGCGTGGACGACGTCATGAACGTCTCCGGCCACCGCCTGTCCACCACGGAGATCGAGTCCTCGCTCGTGGCGCACCCGAAGGTCGCGGAGTCGGCCGTGGTCGGCGCTGCGGACGAGACCACGGGCGAGGCCGTCGTCGCGTTCGTGCTGCTGACGGAGGAGGCCGCCGCGGCGGGCGAGGACGTCGAGGCCGTGCAGGAGGAGCTGCGCCAGCACGTGGGCAAGGACATCGGCCCGATCGCCAAGCCGAAGCGCGTGCTCGTGGTCCCGGAGCTGCCCAAGACCCGCTCCGGCAAGATCATGCGCCGCCTGCTCAAGGACGTGGCCGAGGGCCGCGACCCGGGCGACGCCACCACGCTGGCGGACCCCACGGTGATGCAGCGCATCACCGAGACCCTGGGCTCCTGA
- a CDS encoding methionine/alanine import family NSS transporter small subunit, with protein sequence MSTAAIVMMSLAILLVWGGLAVSAVHLLRHPDDSSGDLAIEDELAPAVWEREDDRLDARHR encoded by the coding sequence ATGAGCACCGCAGCGATCGTCATGATGTCCCTGGCCATCCTCCTGGTGTGGGGCGGCCTCGCGGTCTCCGCCGTCCACCTGCTCCGCCACCCGGACGACTCCTCGGGCGATCTCGCCATCGAGGATGAACTGGCCCCCGCCGTGTGGGAGCGCGAGGATGACCGTCTCGACGCACGGCACCGGTGA